From a region of the Myroides sp. JBRI-B21084 genome:
- the gpmI gene encoding 2,3-bisphosphoglycerate-independent phosphoglycerate mutase, which yields MNKKVLLMILDGWGNSPDPKVSAIDHAQTPFIDHLYKKYPFAQLRTDGLNVGLPKGQMGNSEVGHMNLGAGRIVYQDLAKINLAVQNNTLNSEIELQNAFKYAKNNNKAVHFLGLVSDGGVHSHINHLFGLLDAANEFGLSNVFVHAFTDGRDVDPKSGANHIQALENHMKTSGGKLASVIGRYYAMDRDKRWDRVQKAYNLLVNGLGTYSHNAFHSITENYNNNITDEFIEPIVMVDTNNKPLATIENGDVVVFFNFRTDRGRQLTEVLSQTNLPDFGMHTLDLYYVTLTNYDENYKNVKVIYNKDNITNTLGEVLETAGKKQIRMAETEKYPHVTFFFSGGREEPFIGEERILCPSPKVATYDLKPEMSAYELKNALVPELQKQNADFIVLNFANGDMVGHTGSMPAAIKACETVDICTKEIVETAILNNYSIIILADHGNCETMINEDGSPNTAHTTNPVPVILIDKDIKQISNGVLADVAPTVLKLLGVHQPEVMTGKSLI from the coding sequence ATGAATAAAAAAGTACTTTTAATGATATTAGATGGATGGGGAAATTCACCTGATCCAAAAGTTTCTGCAATAGATCACGCGCAAACACCTTTCATAGATCATTTATATAAAAAATATCCTTTTGCTCAATTACGCACCGATGGTTTAAATGTAGGTTTACCTAAGGGCCAAATGGGAAATTCCGAAGTTGGGCACATGAATTTAGGTGCTGGAAGAATTGTATACCAAGATTTAGCTAAAATTAATTTAGCTGTACAAAACAATACATTAAATTCCGAAATTGAACTGCAAAATGCGTTTAAATATGCAAAAAACAATAATAAAGCTGTTCACTTTTTAGGTTTAGTATCAGACGGTGGTGTTCACTCGCACATTAATCATTTATTTGGGTTACTAGATGCTGCCAACGAATTTGGTTTATCAAACGTTTTTGTACATGCTTTTACCGATGGTCGTGATGTTGATCCTAAATCTGGTGCAAACCACATTCAAGCTTTAGAAAATCACATGAAAACTTCAGGTGGAAAATTAGCATCAGTAATTGGTAGGTATTACGCAATGGATCGTGATAAACGTTGGGATAGGGTTCAAAAAGCATATAACTTATTAGTAAATGGTTTGGGCACATACTCACATAACGCATTTCATTCTATCACAGAAAATTATAATAATAATATTACCGACGAGTTTATTGAACCAATTGTAATGGTTGATACCAACAACAAACCTTTGGCAACAATTGAAAATGGTGATGTAGTAGTGTTTTTTAATTTTAGAACCGATAGAGGCAGACAATTAACCGAAGTGCTTTCCCAAACAAATTTACCTGACTTTGGAATGCACACACTTGATTTGTATTATGTTACCTTAACAAATTACGATGAAAATTATAAAAACGTAAAGGTAATTTATAATAAAGATAATATTACTAATACATTAGGTGAAGTACTTGAAACTGCTGGTAAAAAGCAAATTCGTATGGCTGAAACCGAAAAATACCCTCATGTAACATTCTTTTTTTCAGGCGGACGCGAAGAACCTTTTATTGGTGAAGAACGCATTTTATGTCCTTCTCCTAAAGTTGCAACATACGATTTAAAACCCGAAATGAGTGCCTACGAACTAAAAAATGCTTTAGTACCTGAATTGCAAAAACAAAATGCCGATTTTATTGTTCTTAATTTTGCAAATGGTGATATGGTAGGGCATACAGGTAGTATGCCTGCTGCAATTAAAGCTTGTGAAACAGTAGATATTTGCACAAAAGAAATTGTTGAAACTGCAATATTAAATAATTATTCAATAATTATTTTGGCCGATCATGGCAATTGTGAAACCATGATTAACGAAGACGGCAGCCCTAATACGGCACATACTACAAATCCGGTTCCGGTAATATTAATTGATAAAGATATTAAACAAATCAGTAACGGGGTTTTAGCAGATGTTGCTCCTACAGTTTTAAAATTATTGGGGGTTCATCAACCCGAAGTAATGACAGGAAAATCATTAATTTAA
- a CDS encoding L,D-transpeptidase family protein — MNNWKKIIVSVLCFTACTTNEIKKVPTNTEKIFKIENLLFFGKAIHTYNFYANNNFKTVWQDSTNRSQLISAVIDSRFDGVLPEKYPISKLLKAHRNYNYLTIEQLKNADLNFTEVYFKLAKQLTLGKINPKKLHGDWEPYQPTINYDLLLKEALAQGSVYQTIENMKPSSEMYLKYKNAFAKYVPIKNFDTLTHEGLLQKKIWVNFERTKWLQPNLGKNYVWINLPTFKLEVVENNSVIDSHNVIIGKKTRKTPILSSAFNGIIINPTWTVPPTILKNDLVPKATANLGYFASNRLTIYNKKTGKHVTPSEWSAANYQSYRYVQKTGRLNALGQIKFDFPNKHMVYLHDTNNRTQFNDSNRALSSGCVRVHDPFRLAESIFKIEEKNITKADIDTLALKEKTKKINLNKKVNVHQVYFTAVVTDSGKIQILNDVYSLDNVLYKKLIQ; from the coding sequence ATGAATAACTGGAAAAAAATTATTGTTAGCGTATTATGCTTCACGGCTTGTACTACTAACGAAATAAAAAAAGTACCAACAAACACCGAAAAAATATTTAAAATAGAAAATCTTTTGTTTTTTGGTAAAGCAATACATACGTATAATTTTTACGCAAACAATAATTTTAAAACAGTTTGGCAAGATAGCACCAACCGCTCACAATTAATTTCTGCTGTTATTGATAGTAGATTTGATGGTGTTTTACCTGAAAAATATCCAATTTCTAAACTTTTAAAAGCACATAGAAATTATAACTATTTAACAATTGAACAACTTAAAAATGCCGATTTAAACTTTACCGAAGTTTATTTTAAATTGGCTAAACAACTTACTTTAGGCAAAATTAACCCTAAAAAGTTACATGGCGACTGGGAACCTTATCAACCAACTATTAACTACGATTTGTTATTGAAAGAAGCTCTTGCCCAAGGTTCTGTTTATCAAACTATAGAAAACATGAAACCTTCAAGTGAAATGTATTTAAAATATAAAAATGCATTTGCTAAATATGTACCTATAAAAAATTTTGATACACTAACACATGAGGGTTTATTGCAGAAAAAAATTTGGGTAAATTTTGAACGCACCAAATGGTTACAACCTAACTTAGGCAAAAATTATGTGTGGATAAACTTACCAACTTTTAAATTAGAAGTGGTAGAAAACAATTCGGTAATTGATAGCCACAATGTTATTATTGGAAAAAAAACTAGAAAAACTCCAATTTTATCATCTGCTTTTAACGGTATTATTATAAACCCAACATGGACTGTTCCACCTACAATTCTTAAAAATGATTTAGTACCAAAAGCAACTGCTAATTTAGGCTATTTTGCTTCAAACAGATTAACTATTTACAACAAAAAAACGGGTAAACATGTGACCCCTAGTGAATGGAGTGCAGCAAATTACCAATCTTACAGATATGTACAAAAAACGGGAAGATTGAATGCTTTAGGTCAAATAAAATTCGATTTTCCAAATAAACACATGGTTTATTTACACGACACTAATAATAGAACGCAATTTAACGATTCAAACAGAGCGTTAAGTTCTGGATGTGTACGTGTTCACGATCCTTTTCGCTTAGCTGAAAGCATTTTTAAAATAGAAGAAAAAAACATTACAAAAGCCGATATTGATACTTTGGCTTTAAAAGAAAAAACCAAAAAAATTAACTTAAATAAAAAAGTAAACGTCCATCAGGTGTATTTTACCGCAGTTGTTACTGATTCGGGTAAAATACAAATCCTAAACGACGTTTACTCGTTAGATAATGTGTTATACAAAAAACTAATTCAATAA
- a CDS encoding GNAT family N-acetyltransferase has protein sequence MLTFKQIKVDDVVKMRHKVLKIGQPVETCYFDGDLDEGTKHFGAFLNNNLVGAVTMMLKKTNTYKAHPVYRLTGLSILAENQNNNIGKRLLHFAEDNISKKGTVLIWCFARDYAVPFYKKNGYQLNVQQVVIPHIGSHRIMFKFVNKED, from the coding sequence ATGTTAACATTTAAACAAATAAAAGTAGATGATGTAGTAAAAATGCGTCATAAAGTTTTAAAAATAGGTCAACCTGTTGAAACATGTTATTTTGATGGCGATTTAGATGAAGGAACAAAACATTTTGGTGCTTTTTTAAATAATAATTTAGTTGGTGCAGTTACCATGATGCTAAAAAAAACAAATACGTATAAAGCACATCCAGTTTACCGCCTTACAGGTTTATCTATTTTAGCAGAAAACCAAAACAACAATATAGGGAAACGTTTATTGCATTTTGCTGAAGATAACATATCAAAAAAAGGAACCGTTTTAATATGGTGTTTTGCACGTGATTATGCCGTACCTTTTTACAAAAAAAACGGGTATCAATTAAATGTACAACAAGTAGTAATTCCGCATATTGGTTCGCATAGAATTATGTTTAAATTTGTAAACAAAGAAGATTAA
- the mtaB gene encoding tRNA (N(6)-L-threonylcarbamoyladenosine(37)-C(2))-methylthiotransferase MtaB, producing the protein MENRKKVAFYTLGCKLNFSETSTIARNFKEEGFDRVDFEDIADIYVINTCSVTDNADKQFKQIVKKALKINEKAFVAAVGCYAQLKPEELAAVDGVDLVLGATEKFKITDYITDLSKNDMGEIHSCEIEEADFYVGSYSIGDRTRAFLKVQDGCDYKCTYCTIPLARGISRSDTMENVMKNAKEISEKGIKEIVLTGVNVGDYGKGEFGNKKHEHTFLDLVKALDTVEGIERLRISSIEPNLLKNETIDFVANSKTFVPHFHIPLQSGSNTILNKMKRRYMRELYAERVEKIKQVMPNACIGVDVIVGFPGETDELFLETYHFLNDLDISYLHVFTYSERDNTEAIHMDGVVPANVRNKRSKMLRGLSVKKRRAFYESQLNNKCTVLFENENKEGYINGFTENYVKVKTPWNPDLVNTLHNITLTKIDEDGLVRFDFVS; encoded by the coding sequence ATAGAAAACAGAAAAAAAGTAGCGTTTTATACTTTAGGATGTAAACTGAATTTTTCGGAAACATCAACAATTGCGCGCAATTTTAAAGAGGAAGGTTTTGATAGAGTTGATTTTGAAGATATTGCCGATATTTACGTTATTAACACTTGTTCTGTAACCGATAATGCCGACAAACAATTTAAACAAATTGTAAAAAAAGCCTTAAAAATAAATGAGAAAGCTTTTGTTGCGGCAGTTGGTTGTTACGCCCAATTAAAGCCTGAAGAATTGGCTGCAGTTGATGGCGTTGACTTAGTTTTAGGTGCTACTGAAAAATTTAAGATTACCGACTATATCACTGATTTATCTAAAAATGATATGGGAGAAATACATTCGTGCGAAATTGAAGAGGCCGATTTTTATGTTGGTAGTTATTCTATTGGCGATAGAACCCGTGCATTTTTAAAAGTACAAGATGGTTGCGATTATAAATGTACTTATTGTACAATACCATTGGCTAGAGGTATTTCTAGATCAGATACAATGGAAAATGTAATGAAAAATGCCAAAGAAATTTCTGAAAAAGGTATCAAAGAAATTGTTTTAACAGGAGTGAATGTTGGTGATTATGGTAAAGGTGAATTTGGTAACAAAAAACATGAACATACTTTTCTTGATTTAGTTAAGGCCTTAGATACCGTTGAAGGTATAGAGCGTTTAAGAATTTCATCGATAGAACCAAACCTTTTAAAAAACGAAACGATTGATTTTGTTGCAAACAGTAAAACATTTGTTCCGCATTTTCACATACCATTGCAATCTGGTTCAAACACCATTTTAAATAAAATGAAACGTCGTTATATGCGTGAATTGTATGCAGAACGAGTTGAAAAAATTAAACAAGTAATGCCAAATGCTTGTATTGGTGTTGATGTTATTGTTGGTTTTCCTGGAGAAACAGACGAATTATTTTTAGAAACGTACCATTTTTTAAACGATTTAGATATTTCGTATTTACACGTTTTTACTTATTCTGAGCGTGATAATACAGAAGCTATTCACATGGATGGAGTTGTGCCAGCAAATGTGCGCAATAAACGCAGTAAAATGTTACGAGGATTATCTGTAAAAAAACGCCGAGCTTTTTATGAAAGTCAACTAAATAATAAATGTACTGTACTTTTTGAAAACGAAAATAAAGAAGGTTATATTAATGGATTTACTGAAAATTATGTAAAAGTAAAAACACCTTGGAACCCTGATTTAGTAAATACTCTTCACAATATTACCTTAACAAAAATAGATGAAGACGGTTTAGTACGCTTTGATTTTGTTTCATAA
- a CDS encoding pirin family protein: MAQYTLHKSATRGYANHGWLKSHHTFSFAGYFNPERINFGALRVFNDDFVEAGMGFGKHPHENMEIVSIPLEGKLAHNDSTGANGIIQKGEIQIMSAGTGVTHSEMNASATEDVKFLQIWIIPNKMNITPRYGQMEYFVNNNEIKTLIQPNTAEGTLRLQQNAWFKMAKFSGNESFDVFLEDAQNNGLYLFLLNGSLEVDGHKLETRDAIGIWDTNKISIQTTTNSEFLLIEVPMNLN; the protein is encoded by the coding sequence ATGGCACAATATACCTTACATAAATCAGCAACTCGTGGATATGCCAATCACGGCTGGTTAAAATCGCATCACACTTTTTCATTTGCAGGTTATTTTAATCCTGAACGAATAAATTTTGGAGCTTTACGTGTTTTTAACGACGATTTTGTTGAAGCAGGAATGGGTTTTGGCAAGCATCCACATGAAAACATGGAAATCGTTTCAATTCCTTTAGAAGGTAAATTAGCTCATAACGATAGTACAGGTGCAAATGGAATCATTCAAAAAGGCGAGATACAAATTATGAGTGCAGGAACTGGAGTTACTCACAGCGAAATGAATGCAAGTGCAACCGAAGATGTTAAATTTTTACAAATTTGGATCATTCCAAACAAAATGAATATTACCCCACGATACGGACAAATGGAATATTTTGTGAACAACAACGAAATAAAAACATTAATACAACCAAATACTGCCGAAGGTACCTTAAGATTGCAACAAAATGCTTGGTTTAAAATGGCTAAATTTTCAGGAAACGAATCATTTGATGTGTTTTTAGAAGATGCACAAAACAATGGTTTGTATCTGTTTTTATTAAATGGATCGTTAGAAGTTGATGGCCATAAATTAGAAACCAGAGATGCAATTGGTATTTGGGATACCAATAAAATAAGCATACAAACAACAACAAATAGTGAATTTCTTTTAATTGAAGTTCCAATGAATTTAAACTAA
- a CDS encoding class I SAM-dependent methyltransferase translates to MKKAFKIILNIIPRPILIRASYFIKPFLIVFLKGNKFTDPIDNKSFRTFLPYGYANQRANVLSPSTFSLERHRLLWLYLQNETNFFKAPLKVLHFAPEQAFYKKFKNQSNLDYTTTDLNSPLADVKADICNLPFQSNMYDVILCNHVLEHIPNDTLAMQELFRVLKPGGFAILQIPQDLNREHTFEDNTITNKKERTKIFGQYDHVRIYGRDYFNKLRSIGFTVEEIDYTKKFTKQEIEKYSLAKNEIIPVCYKN, encoded by the coding sequence ATAAAAAAAGCATTTAAAATTATTTTAAATATCATACCTCGCCCAATATTAATACGGGCGAGTTATTTTATTAAACCTTTTTTAATAGTTTTTTTAAAAGGTAATAAATTCACTGATCCTATTGATAATAAATCGTTTAGAACTTTTTTACCTTACGGATATGCAAACCAACGTGCAAATGTACTGTCTCCTAGTACATTTTCGTTAGAGCGTCATCGCTTACTTTGGTTGTATTTACAAAACGAAACTAATTTCTTTAAAGCTCCTCTTAAAGTATTGCATTTTGCACCCGAACAAGCCTTTTATAAGAAATTTAAAAATCAATCAAATTTAGATTATACTACTACCGATTTAAATTCACCACTAGCAGATGTAAAGGCCGATATTTGCAACTTACCTTTTCAAAGTAACATGTACGATGTTATCTTGTGTAATCACGTATTGGAACACATACCTAACGATACACTTGCAATGCAAGAATTATTTCGTGTATTAAAACCCGGTGGGTTTGCAATTTTACAAATCCCACAAGATTTAAACCGCGAACATACATTTGAAGACAACACCATAACCAACAAAAAAGAACGTACTAAAATATTTGGTCAGTACGATCATGTACGAATCTACGGACGCGATTACTTTAATAAATTACGATCTATAGGCTTTACAGTTGAAGAAATAGACTACACTAAAAAATTCACAAAGCAAGAAATTGAAAAATACAGCTTAGCAAAAAACGAAATTATTCCAGTTTGTTATAAAAATTAA
- a CDS encoding murein L,D-transpeptidase catalytic domain family protein, whose amino-acid sequence MKLKILPFMMLGFLSFKPLTINPNGDNNGNGNGKKKVTVVTKSSTIKSKEIAAVNKSNLKTASSGNLSTFDRMVLSEYLDINEKNYDKPELESFKAAFKGYNKLKEQGKIKKEILTILDFTKSSTERRMWVIDMKNHEILFQTVVSHGKNSGKEFATDFSNEIESYKSSLGFYTTGETYNGKHGLSLRLDGLEVGINHNARERDIVMHAADYANENLGKSQGYLGRSLGCPALPENVAFKIINLIKDDSCLFIYHADKKDYLEKSKLLN is encoded by the coding sequence ATGAAGTTGAAAATTTTGCCTTTTATGATGCTGGGATTTTTATCGTTTAAACCTTTAACGATTAACCCAAACGGAGACAATAATGGAAATGGAAACGGTAAAAAAAAGGTTACAGTTGTAACAAAATCGTCAACAATTAAATCAAAAGAAATTGCAGCTGTAAACAAATCAAACTTAAAAACAGCATCGTCTGGTAATTTAAGTACTTTTGATCGAATGGTTTTATCTGAATATTTAGATATTAACGAAAAAAATTACGACAAACCCGAATTAGAAAGTTTTAAAGCCGCTTTTAAAGGATACAATAAGCTAAAAGAACAAGGCAAAATTAAAAAGGAAATTCTTACGATTTTAGATTTTACCAAATCGTCTACAGAAAGACGTATGTGGGTAATTGATATGAAAAATCATGAAATTTTATTCCAAACTGTAGTTTCACACGGAAAAAACAGTGGAAAAGAGTTTGCAACTGATTTTTCTAACGAAATAGAATCGTATAAAAGTAGTTTAGGGTTTTACACTACAGGTGAAACGTACAATGGTAAACATGGTTTATCATTACGATTAGATGGTTTAGAAGTTGGTATAAATCACAACGCCCGAGAACGTGACATTGTTATGCATGCGGCAGATTATGCAAATGAAAATTTAGGTAAAAGCCAAGGGTATTTGGGCAGAAGTTTAGGTTGCCCTGCGTTGCCAGAAAATGTTGCTTTTAAAATTATTAATTTAATTAAAGACGATAGTTGTTTGTTTATATACCATGCCGATAAAAAAGATTATTTGGAAAAATCTAAATTATTGAATTAG
- the map gene encoding type I methionyl aminopeptidase: protein MIVLKTREEIEIMRQAALLVSKTLGMLATEIKPGVTTLHLDKLAEQYIRDNGGIPGFLGLYGCPCTLLTSVNDQIVHGLPTNTPLQDGDVVSCDLGAIVNEFYGDHCYTFEVGNVADETKKLLQVTKESLYIGISEFKLGNRVEDVGNAIQRYAESNGYSVVRELVGHGIGKKMHEGPEMPNYGKKGRGKLFQEGMTVAIEPMINMGTKNIKQLKDGWTIVTRDGKPSAHFEHDVAIIDGKPELLSTFAYIYKALGIESNEEAPFRQNPLVLS, encoded by the coding sequence ATGATTGTACTTAAAACAAGAGAAGAAATCGAAATAATGCGTCAAGCTGCTTTATTGGTTTCTAAAACTTTAGGAATGTTAGCAACCGAAATAAAACCAGGCGTTACTACATTACATTTAGATAAATTAGCAGAACAATACATACGTGATAATGGTGGTATTCCAGGTTTTTTAGGACTATATGGTTGTCCTTGTACCTTATTAACCAGTGTAAACGATCAAATTGTACATGGTTTACCAACAAATACTCCTTTACAAGACGGTGATGTTGTTTCTTGTGATTTAGGTGCTATTGTTAACGAATTTTATGGCGATCATTGTTATACTTTTGAAGTTGGAAATGTAGCCGATGAAACAAAAAAGCTATTACAAGTTACAAAAGAATCTCTTTATATAGGAATTAGCGAGTTTAAATTAGGTAACAGAGTTGAAGATGTAGGTAATGCGATACAACGATATGCAGAAAGCAACGGATATTCAGTAGTACGTGAATTAGTTGGACATGGCATCGGAAAAAAAATGCACGAAGGTCCAGAAATGCCAAATTATGGCAAAAAAGGGCGTGGAAAACTATTTCAGGAAGGAATGACAGTTGCAATTGAACCTATGATTAACATGGGTACAAAAAACATTAAACAATTAAAAGATGGTTGGACAATTGTAACACGCGATGGAAAACCTTCAGCACATTTTGAACACGATGTAGCAATTATCGATGGAAAACCAGAACTCCTTTCTACTTTTGCTTACATATACAAAGCTTTAGGTATTGAATCAAACGAAGAAGCTCCTTTCCGTCAAAATCCTTTAGTTCTATCATAA
- a CDS encoding Crp/Fnr family transcriptional regulator, which produces MKNLLLQNIAKHVSLNAEEEEIILKYCTQNSFKNKSVLIKPGDEAHFTYFVLKGILRSFTIDDNGTIHILSFATPGWWVADMYSYLSNKPAILYVDTLEDSEVFIFQKCDIEQLYEKVPKLERFFRILTENNLIANQQRVLDKMALTAEERYEKFLQKYPTIVNCLPQKYIASYIGVTPEFFSKMKSNLLRKK; this is translated from the coding sequence ATGAAAAATTTATTGTTACAAAATATAGCTAAACACGTTTCACTAAATGCTGAAGAAGAAGAAATTATATTGAAATATTGTACACAAAATTCGTTTAAAAATAAAAGCGTATTAATAAAGCCAGGAGATGAAGCCCATTTTACCTATTTTGTGTTAAAAGGTATTTTGCGAAGTTTTACAATAGATGACAACGGAACTATTCATATTTTAAGTTTTGCAACTCCAGGTTGGTGGGTGGCCGATATGTACAGTTACTTATCAAACAAACCTGCAATTTTATATGTTGATACTTTAGAAGATAGTGAAGTTTTTATTTTTCAAAAATGTGATATTGAACAGTTGTATGAAAAGGTGCCTAAATTGGAACGCTTTTTTAGAATTTTAACCGAAAATAACCTTATTGCAAATCAACAACGTGTTTTAGATAAAATGGCATTAACTGCCGAAGAACGATACGAAAAATTTTTACAAAAATATCCAACAATTGTTAATTGTTTACCCCAAAAATACATTGCATCTTATATAGGAGTTACACCTGAATTTTTTAGTAAAATGAAAAGTAATTTATTGCGTAAAAAATAA
- a CDS encoding ABC transporter substrate-binding protein has translation MKYPYIYLLFLSSLFLVSCNKKKQFYNDKDVFRYNESANIQTLDPAFARNMAIIWPCTQLFNGLVQLNDSLLVQPDIAKSWNISNDGLQYEFTLRNDVYFHKHKNFGKDSTRIVTAHDFEYSFNRLLSSKLASPGTWIFQNVNNFKAVNDSVFQMNLKTPFPAFLSLLSMKYASVVPKEITEDLTIDFRSNPIGTGPFKFKIWEENVKLVLRKNENYHEKDKNGNRLPYLESVAISFLPDKQSGFMQFIQGKIDMISGLDPSYKDELLQPNGNLQEKYQGKINMLSGPYLNTEYLGFNMNDALMSDIRIRQALNYGFDRTKLVAYLRNGMGNGKVNGMIPEGLLGFQSAKDLLYNPAKAKALITEAQRNRKVPIKITLSTNNTYLDIAEYLQREWEKLGIKVTVDVMPPSTLRQAIATNKLSFFRGSWIADYPDAENYLSLFYSKNFTPNGPNYTHFKNKQFDNLYLKALQTVDENERIHLYKQMDAIIAQEVPVIILFYDKIARFTQKNVHNLQPNAMNSLNLKYVKKQ, from the coding sequence ATGAAATATCCGTATATCTACCTTTTATTTTTAAGTAGCTTATTTTTAGTTAGTTGCAATAAAAAAAAGCAATTTTATAACGATAAAGATGTATTTAGATACAATGAAAGTGCTAATATTCAAACTTTAGATCCGGCATTTGCACGCAACATGGCTATTATTTGGCCTTGCACACAACTTTTTAATGGATTGGTACAGTTAAACGATTCGCTATTAGTACAGCCTGATATTGCTAAAAGCTGGAATATTTCTAACGATGGTTTGCAGTATGAATTTACCCTTAGAAATGATGTGTATTTTCATAAACATAAAAATTTTGGAAAAGACAGCACACGAATTGTTACTGCACACGATTTTGAATACAGCTTTAACAGATTATTAAGCAGTAAGTTAGCATCACCCGGAACTTGGATTTTTCAGAATGTTAATAATTTTAAGGCAGTTAACGACAGTGTTTTTCAAATGAATTTAAAAACGCCTTTTCCAGCATTTTTAAGTCTACTTTCTATGAAATACGCGTCGGTTGTACCAAAAGAAATTACCGAAGATTTAACTATTGATTTTAGATCAAACCCAATTGGCACGGGTCCTTTTAAGTTTAAAATCTGGGAAGAAAATGTAAAACTTGTTTTGCGAAAGAACGAAAATTACCACGAAAAAGATAAAAACGGGAATAGATTACCGTATTTAGAAAGTGTAGCAATATCATTTTTACCGGATAAGCAAAGTGGTTTTATGCAATTTATTCAAGGAAAAATTGACATGATTTCGGGCTTAGATCCATCTTATAAAGATGAATTATTACAACCAAACGGTAATTTGCAAGAAAAATATCAAGGCAAAATAAATATGCTTTCTGGCCCTTATTTGAATACCGAATATTTAGGATTTAATATGAACGATGCTTTAATGAGTGATATTAGGATAAGACAAGCATTAAATTATGGGTTTGATCGAACAAAATTAGTAGCTTATTTACGTAACGGTATGGGCAACGGAAAGGTAAACGGAATGATCCCTGAAGGTTTATTAGGTTTTCAGTCTGCTAAAGATCTATTGTATAATCCTGCTAAAGCCAAAGCATTAATAACCGAAGCGCAGCGCAATAGAAAAGTACCTATAAAAATTACATTAAGCACAAACAATACCTATTTAGATATTGCTGAATATTTACAACGTGAATGGGAAAAATTAGGTATAAAAGTTACTGTTGATGTAATGCCACCAAGTACTTTACGCCAAGCTATTGCAACCAATAAATTGAGTTTTTTTAGAGGTAGTTGGATTGCCGATTATCCAGATGCAGAAAATTACCTTTCGTTATTTTATAGCAAAAACTTTACTCCGAATGGGCCCAATTATACGCATTTTAAAAATAAACAGTTTGACAATTTGTATTTAAAAGCTTTACAAACTGTAGATGAAAACGAACGCATACATTTATACAAACAAATGGACGCAATAATTGCCCAAGAAGTACCTGTTATTATTTTGTTTTATGATAAAATTGCCCGATTTACTCAGAAAAACGTACATAATTTACAACCAAATGCAATGAATAGTTTAAATTTGAAGTATGTGAAAAAACAATAA
- a CDS encoding YceI family protein, translated as MKKWTIDTTHTEIGFKVKHMMFTNVKGFFNDYSADIELNNNFTDANLAFQAQINSIFTNNADRDNHLKSADFFDADQYPTINFKSTKIEEHGSEYKIIGDLTIKDVTKPITLNTEFSGLMTDPWGNTKVGLNLTGKINRKDFGLTYNAALETGGVLIGEEVHLHAEIQLVEQKLS; from the coding sequence ATGAAAAAATGGACAATTGATACAACCCACACCGAAATTGGGTTTAAAGTGAAACACATGATGTTTACAAACGTAAAAGGTTTTTTTAATGATTATTCTGCAGATATTGAATTAAACAACAATTTTACAGATGCTAATTTAGCTTTTCAGGCTCAAATAAATTCAATATTTACCAATAATGCAGACAGAGATAATCACCTTAAAAGTGCTGATTTTTTTGATGCAGATCAATATCCTACAATAAATTTTAAATCAACAAAAATTGAAGAACACGGAAGTGAATACAAAATTATTGGCGATTTAACAATTAAAGATGTTACAAAACCTATTACATTAAATACCGAATTTAGCGGTTTAATGACTGATCCGTGGGGTAACACCAAAGTAGGATTAAATTTAACGGGTAAAATAAACCGTAAAGATTTTGGTTTAACGTATAATGCAGCTCTTGAAACTGGTGGTGTTTTAATTGGAGAAGAAGTACACTTACACGCCGAAATTCAATTAGTTGAACAAAAGTTAAGTTAA